From the Acidimicrobiales bacterium genome, the window GGTGTTGTCCCGACAGCACAGTCGGGACAACACCGCGACCGGTGGATGGTCAGTGATCTTGTGAGCGAGCCCTCGCGAACCTGGCGTTGATCGCCGCGAGATCGAAGGCGTCGGGGTCGAACTCGTCACCGAGCCATTCGACGGCGTCCTCATGGTCCTCGTGCGTCGGATCCGCGAGCACTTCCAGCATCTGCGCGTAGCCCCAGATCCCGCCGCAGTCCTCAGGTGGACAGGCACCCTTGCCACCGAGGCAGGTGGCGAGGCCGTCGAGCTCGACCGGCTCGGTCGCCTTCTCGACGAGCAGCTCGTGCTCCCAGGAGTCGCCGAAGTCGTAGAGGTACTCGCCGCGGCCGTGGGCCCCGAGCGTTTCGGCGATCGTGACGGTCGCCTCGTCTACGTCGTCGCCGAAGTCGTCGTCGGCGGGTCCGTAGCGGACGCCGGCAATCCTGAAGCAGTGGAGATGTGCGTCTTCCCAGCCCATGGCCACCTGAAGGACGACGTGGAAGAGATCGAGCGAGGTGTCGCCGGCGACGACGAGTCGGCGCCAGATCGGCGGGTGGGCTCCACCAAGGCTCACTTTGATCTGGATGGGAGTCGGCGCGGTCATCGCGCCAGGCTAAGAGACGG encodes:
- a CDS encoding plasmid pRiA4b ORF-3 family protein — its product is MTAPTPIQIKVSLGGAHPPIWRRLVVAGDTSLDLFHVVLQVAMGWEDAHLHCFRIAGVRYGPADDDFGDDVDEATVTIAETLGAHGRGEYLYDFGDSWEHELLVEKATEPVELDGLATCLGGKGACPPEDCGGIWGYAQMLEVLADPTHEDHEDAVEWLGDEFDPDAFDLAAINARFARARSQDH